The Nyctibius grandis isolate bNycGra1 chromosome 31, bNycGra1.pri, whole genome shotgun sequence genomic interval GCAGCACTTCTGCAGCGTGTGTTTCTCGTGGCTCTGCAGAAGCCCTGAATCACTTTAGTTGGATTTAGAATTTGTCCCCAGGTCGTATCGTGGTGAGTGCCGCTGAGGGCCAGTGTCGTTCTGACCCCAATGGCTTCATGCCTTCACCTGAGTAATTATGAGCTGACGAACATTACCACAGCACCTTGGCCTTGACCCGCACAATTTCCAAAGGAGATTTCTGGAGCAAGGGATCCTGGTGAAAAtgtcctgctgccccagcaccccgtGAATCCTAGGGGCTGGCAGTGGGATTTCACCACCAGCACTTTCATTTCCGTTGAGAGCTTCAGAGAAGAGATGATCCCGAGAGATGCTTGTCCTAGACCACTCAGGTAAACCATCGTCGGATGAGGCAAATGCAAAACGTTATTGAAAATGAGGGGAAGGTCCCTTTCCAAGGCAGAGTCTGACTTGCAGCTCGTGAAAGTCTGGAGgattttcagttatttaatgTTACCAGAGAAAGCATTCTTACTATTTAGTTCTGCAGGGGAGAACTAACACTGTGAATCGTGATGGTCTTTAAAACATACTATTCAGATCATGGACAGCTCTTACCAAGTATAAGAAACATAATCTTGAGGATAGAGAAGGGAGATCATCATAAGGGAGATGATGATTTCAGGCATGTCAGTCTTCAGGTGCCTCGGGCACATTGTGGGACATACTGCTGCTTCAGCCAAACTTTTGAGCTTCATGTTAAGTGCAGTGTTTCTGCAGCAGATGTTGAATGCTGCTGTGTCCATGTGCCACACCGAATAGTGTCCGTGGCACTCTCGATCATATTAGACCGCTCTGACAGCCAGCACTTGTCTATTGGCATAAGAAAGGACAATTTCCATTTGTTAAATATCCTCCCTTCTCAGAAGCCCGAGGCACTGGCTGTGCTCCCTTTTTGCTGTCCACCAGAACTTGAATTGAGCAGAGGCCGGCTTTTGAGCTGTCCTAAACTGCAGAGGATCCTCTCGTCCTTCTCTGATCCTTCACACTTCTTGAAACCAGGCTCAGCAGTACGTGCTGTTCCCTTTAAAGCAAGCGCTTGCAGGATGGCCTCTCGATCCGAGAGTGGCAGGAAGAGGTTCTGAAAGCAGCTTTCTTGCCTTTTCCACTCGGTAACAAGCGTGTGCCTCCAGTTCTACTGAGTTAGATAACTAACAGCTTTGGCTGGACTTCGAGGCAGAGATTAGTTACGTTTGGTGACCTTAAATTTAACCAAATGGGAACATTGTCTTGTTCCACTTCCTTTGGCCTGTTACTGCTTGGAAGTTGTTTAGACATCTGAAACTGGCAAGCACCAGGAGCTTGTAAACTTTGCTTTTATAGCTCTGCTCTGTTCTGCAAATGATTCCATTCCACGTGTTCATTGCAATATCCCTCCGTCCTCACTAAAGCTACCCTTTGGCTTCGGTTGCATCTCGGGGCTGACTCAGCTTCCTTTGCATATGCTTCTGTTGCCTTTAGTATAGGAACATTGTCTGAAAACAGAGATGCTTGCATACCTAGCTCTGGATCCAAAAGCAGCTTGATTCTAATCAGGAGATCCCAGAAAATGCCTATTTCTCCTTCCTGTGGATCATACTAATTGATGCACAGAGAATGCTCTTACAAAGAACTTCACGAAAAATTAAGCTTGCATGAAAAGTCTCCTAATGTGAAGGAAACGCCACCAAATCTTGTAATCTCGTGGGAATGTCACATCTGAGAAGTCACTCTCTAATTAGAGCTGTGTGTTGCAAAACGGCGTGTAGCCTCATTGTCTGGAGACATCTTGTTATGATCTGAAAAGGTCAAAATAAATGGTTGACTTGCTCCAAAGAAAAATGGTGATGGAAGTGTCAAAGGCCTTTTCAGACAGCAGCGTTAGCAGCAGCTACTCTTTAAGAGTTGTGGAGTAGCATAAAGCTAATTTTCTGTGTTGATTCCCCGCCTTGATGTGGGACCTGCACGTGTGGGACCTGCACGTCTGCTGCTCTTTTCCATttgcctgcagctcctctgggttttcttttcaggatGCAGCAATGGGGGCAGGATTCTCTATCTCCTTTTAtctatcttatttttttaatctatcttATCATCTGATTCTTTCCAAATATATGCTGGATCACTGCTTGTGACTGGTTTTGCATGGCTGCCTTGCTCTGTGAGCTGTCTGCCCTGGTACCTCTGGGTCTGTTTGTGGTTCCTGTGAACCAGTCTGCTGGCAGAAATGAGCTGGCCAGTATATAAGCTGAAGAGTTACAGCCCAGTAGCACTCAGAAGAAGCTTGTTTATTTGATGGGGAAATGATGGGATGTGGTTCCCTGTCAGTTTGACTGTATCATGTGTTTGGTCACTTCTGGGGGGACTTTGTCTGAATTTcaaggggcagggggaggcagtTAACCCTGTCCTATTGCCACTGATCTTAGAAGGGAATAAAACCCATTGTGCTTATGGTAATAACCAGATAAGCCTAAACTGACTTCGTTCCAGAAGTCTTGCCATGTGCTAGAGCTTTATCCATCCACTCTTTCCCTCCCTGCGGGAAGTCCAGGTATGTGGGTGTCTTAGTCCTCTCCGAAGGGGGAAAAAGTTAACTCCCAGTTGGCTGCCTTGGTATAATATTAACATGAAAAAGCTGGTCAGCAGTGGGATTTCCTCTGTGTACCCCAGCTGCTCAGCCTGTAAGTTTGTGAATAAGAGGTGGAAGGGTTGCTAAGAGAGTGTGGCTAGCAGATAGCATGCAGGCAGTTGCCCTCATCCCAACACCTAAGTCCATCCCAGCTCCTTCATCTGCTCTGCCTGGATGAGAGGCAGCACATGCTGGTTGGCCGGGAGACCTGGGTCGTTGGGAAGGGGGATCTATAAGAAAATGTGAGCTTCCTCGGCCAGTAAATACTCCAGCTGGCCTGTAGACCATGAACTGCCTCACCATGCACAAGGTTTTTGGCTAGCCAAGCAGCATCTCTACTGAGCTCTGCAGGTTGCACAAGCCTGGTCCAGTACAACAGCTTTCTGTCTCGTGTGTCCTCTGTCCCTGAGGTTGTCATCTGTGGGGAAAATGACTCATGTGCAGCCAAGGGCTGTCGGTGAGCTCCTTGACCTGTGCTACATGTTGTTTCCAAGGTTTAAGTTTGCATCCATTAAATGTTGTGCCCTCTACTCTTACTGCAGTAAAAGAGAAGCTACGCTTGGATCCAGACAGTGAAATTGCTACTACGGGTGTTCGTGTCTCTCTTATCTGTCCGGTAAGTCTTTGCGATATATTTTAGTCTGGTTTTGTCAAGAAATGCTATTCTACTGCCAGACCAGCTTTGCAAGCTAACGAATCTTTTTGCTTAGGAGGAGATAGCTGGGTGGATTTTATGTGGTGACAGCTTGGGTGGGTTTTATCGCTCATCTCCTGCTCTTTGGTTCAACAGCTAGTGAAGATGCGGCTGTCTGTCCCGTGCCGGGCGGAGACCTGTGCACATCTGCAGTGCTTTGATGCAGTCTTCTACCTACAGATGAATGAGAAAAAGCCCACATGGATGTGTCCTGTGTGTGACAAACCAGCACCCTATGACCAGCTAATAATTGATGGGTGAGCACGTACACTTCTTTGTCCTCaacccctttctttttctctgctggctGCGGCATCTTGCCTTTTTTGTGTGCATCTGATTGAAGTTCACCTCGAAACAAAGTTGGAAGCTTATTCTGCTGGTGCATAATATTCTGACTTAATTGTCTTGGTGTGTTAGAGCGAGGTTTGACTGTTGGTGTGCCGTTCTTAATTTTTGGATTACACTACAGCATTTTGAGAGTCAAGCATTTACTGCCTCACTCTTTTCATCAGGCTGATGAACCCGCACAGCCACCTTGGCTGACCGATACCATTCTGCATGGAATAAACCACTTTATAAGCACTTGATGAGGTGGTTTTTGATAGGAAAcatcttcctgttttcttgtcGGTGTGAGGTGCTCATCAGCTCCCAAGCGATTCTTGGCACACTGTAAATTTGACTGGGGGATCTTCTCTGCCAGCTGTTAAACAGAACATCCTGCAACACAGAGCCCTGAGACAACGGTatttggaaagatttttgtCTAGTCTATATGACTGTTCCAGTACAAATTCTGTGGCCATTGTGAATATCTTAGTGGCAGGGATGGGAAGGATGCCTCAGGAGGGACTGTTTTGCATGCCTATagcagaaagaagcagcaggttCAGATGTTCTGGAGgaacagaattaaaatgctCTGGGTAATACTGTCCAGGCTGGAGGTTTTTTGGATCTACCTGGTTCTCTTTCTACTGTCTCATTTTGAATGTGGCATAGTTGGAGGAGTGCTGTAAAAGCACGGGAGAAAACGAAAGCAAAGTAAATTCCAAACAGTATTTGGGAAAGGATGAGGCAAGAAATGCACGCCCTGAGCCCTGCCAAGAGTTCTCTGGTCGTGAACTGGGGAAAGGTTGCTTTAGTCTTGGCACTCAATTTGTCATCTGGCTTTTAGTCCGTATGGGAATGGTGTTTCCCATATCTCTGGACCAGAGTTAGTTTGCTCTGTCTTTTTAccagagagaagagcagagggCTCGCCGTaagctgggagagctggagtGCTACAGCTCACTTGGAGGTGTGACGCTCATGTCTGAGTGAGGTTTGATACTGGAAAGcttaaaaatgcagctgtgtGCCAAGAGGATTACCCTAAAACCCAGGAGCTCTCCCTTTCCTCGTTGCAAACCTGGCAGACGGAGTCATGTATGCAAACTGCAGAACGAGCCGGGCTGACAGCAGGGGCCACCTGAGGCAAGCCAGAAAGCTGGCGACGGTGCTCGTCGGCTCCCGAAATATGGGTTCCAGAGGCTCTCTCTGGAGAAGAGCACAATGAATTGCCTGGCTTTTGTCCAGGAGTAAAGGAAGGAACAAGGAGTGAATTAATGCCATCTCCACCCACCCCCCAGCTGAAGCTTTGGTGCCTCAGAGTGCAGGGAGCCTGTTTTATGGGCTGGGACCACCGACATCCGTAGTGGTGCTAGCCAAGCCAAGAGCAAACCTGAGGACTGGTGGAGCAAGATGTGTGGTTCTTGGCTTCTGGAAAATGATCCCCACCCTCGTGGCTTGTATAATTGGCCTCTAACGCAGATTCCCTCAAAAGCAGGGAGAGTTTAGAGAGAAATTGTTCAGGTGCATCCAGCTCCTTGGTGCACAAGGCAGTGAAGAAGGCTCTGCCTGGGTGGTACATTCCCAGGGCCAGGCTGATAATCTGGGCATTGCTGTGATTGTAGGTACTGATTTGATCCAGGAGTTGTGGCTTTTTTAGACAGTCTGAAGCAGCCTGGGCATAGATAACCTGTTTGCTTTGTCCTCTGGCCAACAGCGACAGGAAAATCCAGTTCCTTTTTGATCTCTAAGAAGGCTGCTGAGACTGAAGGGGAAGGTACAAGGGGTTGGATTGTGGAACCTCCACAGGTCAGCAATGCGCATGTCCCTCctggacgaggaggaggaggaggtcgTCAGTGGTGAAGGCTCAGCAGATTTCtttgtccctgctctgcagtgctcaaGACTGGGTTTCAGTGCCGGTTCTCTTGGATGAAGGTCATCTTCAGACCTCCCTGAAAGTCAGCTGGAGGGAACCTGGCAGTCACAGATGGATGTTGTTAGTCAAAAAAGGGGCGTAGGCTCCTGAGGAGGTTGGTGGTTGGTGGAGTCTGAGATCCTCGGGGCCCTGTCAGCTCTTGTGGAATTGTAGGCTCAGTGATTGCTCTGCTGGGTGATGGGACTGTCTGTGGAAATGTGTTTCCTACTTCAGccaggagaaggcagaaacTTTCTCCCACTAGTGTGCCACGAAGAGTTTTCTTGAGCTTGTAAGATTTTTGCTGTTAGTTCTCCTTTATACTGAAGGGAAACGCTCAAATCCAGCAGTCAGTAAGGCCTTGCAGAGCAGTGGTTCCAGTGTGTCCAGAGAAACATCCCAGGCAAATGGTGGGACAGATCAGAATAAAGCAAGTCCCCAGGTTGAGGCACAGTGAGCCAGAGTAAGGGCCACCTCCTGGTTAGTGTCCCTGCAGCAAGACATGGCTGACATCGAGGTGTCTGTGCTGGGTGTCTTTTCAGTGGTGaacatggttttttttctatagcaGGAGGCTGCATATGTTGTTTGGGTGGCTGTTGTGGAGGctttgggaaataaaaataggGAAGAAGTGAAGTGTTGCTGCTTGGATTGCTTATTTCCTAACATCACAGGCTATTTTGGTAATGCCTTAGTGTGAGTGTACCTGCACCAGCCCCGACAGAGCTCTAGATGGGGCATCAGGCGTCTGTCTGGAAGCGGTACCACAGACTTGGGAAACTGGGTGAAGAGGCAAGACTGTCTTCTAATTGcatgtaattaaaatgttagtTCATGGTTTAGGTACGTTGTCAGAAGGGACTGGGATGGTTTGCACTGTCCGAACCTGTACTTGTTTTTGGGGAAATAAAACAAGCCCTTGACTGCAAGGGCTCTCTGTGTGGCAGCCTTCTGCCAACaccaaatttcttttaaatttgggGCTGTTTAAGGTGAAGATCCCGGTTGATGGCCCGTCACTAAACGCGTTCTGTCGATTGCCTCGAGCTTAATGGATGGCATCTTTTCTCCTGTCCAGGCTCCTGTCAAAGATCCTGACAGAATGTGAAGATGCAGATGAAATAGAGTACCTGGTGGATGGCTCCTGGTGTCCCATCCGAGCTGAGAAAGAGCGGAGCTGCAGCCCTCAGTGTCCGATATTAGTTCTAGGTGAGTGTCTCTGGGGCTAAAGGCTTTAAATTACCATAGGAGATGTGCACAAATTGCCAAACTAGAGTTCCCCAAGTGGCTTGGGAGAAGCTGTGTGATACCTTAACATGAGTTTGGCTCTTGGAGAGCTtcctctgggcagccccttcatTTTCAACCTCTCCAGAAATGACCAGCGTCACCAGGGTGCATCGCCGCACCCCTGCGGAGGAGGGCCCGGCCCAGGTGGGGTTATTCTGAAAAGCTGGGTTCTTTTCCAGAATGGCATCAAACAAGTTTGTCGGTAGATGCACCTCTGTGAGGACCCCTGAAAGGTCATCAGCAAGCCCGTCCCAGAACAGCACTGTTGTTCTTTTGTGAGGAGAAGAGGATTTTGACTGGAAGGGCTGTGTCGGGCAGCGCGGTCCCTCTGGCAGCGGTGATGCCTGCTgacggggctggcagggcagttGTGTCACTTCTTGTGTTGGCCGAGCCAGTTCCTGGTTCTCAGGCAGGTGCTGTGACAAGTCCTGACCCCGATGAGAGCATCAGGTTTGTGGCATTGGCTCTTTTTTTAGGCAGCTGCTTGAATGGGGTTTGTTTCATGCACCCCTTTGCCTTTTAGACTTGACATCAGGAAGCACTTTgttaccgagagggtggtcaaaccctggaacaggcttcctgggGAGGTGGTCGGTGCCCCAAGCCTGGCAGGggttaagaggcatttggacaatgcacTTAATAACAGGCTTTAAGTTCTGGTCAGCCCTGAAGCGGTCAGGCAGTGGGACtctggtcccttccaaccaaaatatCTATTTGAAGTGCTACACCCCGTGAGAGACGAAGAGCATCTGGGCGTGAAGTGTCTTAATTAgtcctctcttccccacctctTCCAGGTTCTTCAGATGTGAACGGGCTGTTGCCCACTCCTAACGGTAACGGTGAGAACGGCAAGGCCGCTGCTGACGTTGTGGATTTAACACTGGACAGCTCATCAtcggaggaagaggaggaggaagatgaggaagaagatGACGATGATGAGGGACCCCAACCAAAACGACGCTGCTCTTACGAGAAAGGTTTAGTTTCTGCCTGCTGACTGCGGAAGCAGCTCTGAATCTCAGAATGGACAGACTTGAATACTCTGGTGCTTATTAaactggaggagggggagaacGTCCTCTCCCACCTcatctcccttcctccctcgtCTCCTTTGACTTTCCTATTCCAAATTAATCGTTAAAACCAGataaaaagacacaaaaaaaaaaaaaaaaaccacaccttAACAAACGAAAAACAAACCATTGAGCTGCTTCTTGATTGGAAAACGACCCCAGTCAAAGCCTGACCCTGAACTTGGGAGTCTGAAGTAAGGAAAGTGTCTTAAAGCCAGGCAGGCAGAATCCACAGCTCACCGGTCTCTGCTGCCCTTCGCCGGGACGGTTTGGATCGGTGGAGTCCACCTACGGATCTACAGGACATCTGAACTCCCGTGCATCTCCAAAGCTGTGtgcatttttattgtcttgttAAATAACCATTCCTTAATTAATCGAAAATTTTTTTGCTGGACATGTGAGTCCGGGGTGGGGAGGGCGGGAGGGAGAGGAgtggggtgggtgggtgagggAGGTTTGTATAACCCGGCAAGCATAGAGGGGATTTTTaggggtggggatggagggcaCGGGGTGAAAGGGAAGAGATGTTAACGATTGGAATCGCACTGTTCTAGATAggagctccagcagctctgcacctcATGTAAAGAGACACGTTTCGAATCTTTTAACCTACTCCCGAAGGTAACGTAGAAATTTGTGCGTAGTGAAATTGTTTTAGTTGAGCAGAAGCCatggggagggtggggagggctCGAACCACAAATCTGTCGTATTTTTGAAGTGCAATAACTTGGTGTTTtttgaagacttaaaaaaaaaaaaaagggctgcgCATTCCCTTTTCTTTGAGAAGGCTTCGTTTCTGGAGGCGGTGGCAGTGACCTGCAGGACAGCTGGACACCTGGCACGTGAGGaggagcggggcggggaggggatgCTTGGGCCTTCCAGAAAATGCCAGGTGGGGGAATCTCAGTTTCTAGCCAACTACCTCGGTAAACTCCAATTCAGGTTTCTTTCAGTCACGAGCCAGCgtgcggcccggccccggcgctgctGGCGGCACTGTTGGCAGGGTGTTGAGGACAGAGCCGAGGGACGATGCGTGGAGCCCTGCGACCACGTGTTCAACAGCCTCTGGACTTTCCACTTCTCTGTTCAAGACTTTTTTGGTCCCAGACCCAAAGCTACTGCTATGCTCTTGATGGCAAAACCTTGTTGCTTTTGAGTTTTCCAAACCTTTGTGACTTTTGTCTTTGAGAATTTTTGTCGTTGACTTTGCGTAAGCGGCTCTGCCGGTTCCCGCTGACGCCTCTTGAATTCTCGTTGTGCTTTGGACCTCGCTGACTTTTCTCATCTGTAGATGAGAATAAACGTTGGAAGGAAGCTGGCCTGTGCCTCTGCCCCTCACCGTGCCCACGGGACGGGGGGCAAGCAGGTGCCCCCGTGCCCAACGTGAGGGGCATTGCCGCAGCCAGGGCCGCCTCGGCAGCATCCAGCTGGGCTGTACTGAGCCCCCGAGCTCTGGGCAAGGGGGTGCTTGGTGCCAGCGCCCGCTGCAGGGGTGGCCCCGCACCCAGAACCCTTCCGCTTGCCCTCACCTCCTCGGGGCGTTGGAGGGGGTGACATGGCAGAACCGAAGCGGCGGCGCTTCCCAAGCGCTCGTCCTGGGTTCGAGGAGAAGCAAAGCGTGGCCGATCTCACGTCAACAGAAACGCCACCAAGGTCCACCCCGAGCTATCCTAAACCCTGTTAGCGACTTACCCcaggggaagaaagcaaagatttaTCCTCGAAACGCTGTGGAGCAGGAAGCTTCCCCCCGGCACGGCCGGAGGTTTCCTCTCCAAACCCTCCCTGGCGCGGTGTGGGATCCCCGGATCCCCGCGTGGCACCGGAGGGCACCGGGCGCTGGCACAGGGAGCGTCCGCTGCTCCCGGCCCTTCCTGCCCGTCTCTATTTTGTCTTAACAAATAAAAACTTGAAGGATTACAATCCCCCCCCAACGCTTTCTCCCCAGACATCGTGCGAGGGGGTCCGGGCAGGGCGGCAGCCGCGTCTCGCTCGCTCTTCCCCCCTTTCCACTCTTGCTCCCGCGGAGAAATTCTGATTTCTACGGCGTAGGcgtttcttcttctcttttttgtcCTGTTTGCGCATAAGCAATATGTTTTCAGGTTTAAACGGGGGCGGGGGTGGGAAGGGCgattaaaacaacaacaaaacctggGTAGAGctcaaaataattcagttttactGTATAAAGTTCCGTGGCTCGCATCCCTGGCTGCACGGTAGCTTTAGAGTCcagttgtgttgttttttttttctctaatatttGTATTctaatttaattgcttttaaatttttcaggCCAAGCCACTGTTTGGAAACATCATGCTTCTgttactgcttttctgtttgcgTTGGCCAGCTCTTCCTGTAcatatgttttttcttatatcctgtttttttcttttttttgtaaaaagaagagaaaaaacaaaaaaaaggaaaattatttttctttccctcagtACACATCCTTCAAAGTTCAAATTATAGTgtttgttaaataaaaagaaagatttacaTTTAAGTTCAGTCTCGGCGTGGTGGAGCCCCAAAATgagccctgggtgggggggtctGTGCATGGGGGCAGCACCCAGCTCCCCCCAGAGACTCAGGGGGCGGCCAGACCCAGCCCGGGGTGGGCGCGGGGTCCTCGGTGCCGCTTCGAATTCCTCCACCTCCGGCGGGATTAATCATTTTATTTATGAGGCTTAAAGATCCCAAATCCCGCTAAACCCGGGGCTTTGCCAGATAAACAGCCCGCTTTGCCAAGGCGGCCCGTTTGTGAAAACACAATTAGCAAACCCTGTAATCTGCACTAATTACCGGGCCAGGATCTCCCCCTCTGGCTGGCGGCGGCGTGGGGACCATGGGGGACGCGGTGCCTGGGGGACGGTGCCCACCCGGGGCCTCCTTCACCATCGAGTACCTGCTGTCGGAGCGGGGTGAGGGGGGAccccgcagcccctctgcccccggcCGCAGCCCCCAGCGCCCGCCCGAGCCCGGGGACAAGCCGCCGCAGTCCTACATCGCCCTCATCTCCACCGCCATCCTCTCCTCCCCGGAGAAGAAGCTGCTGCTCTCCGACATCTACCAGTGGATCATGGACAACTACCCCTACTTCAAGAACAAGGTGAGGGGCTGCGATGCTGGAGGAGACCCgttttgggggggattttttcccccagttttgGTGGTTTGGAGTGGGTAAACTGGGAGCTGAGCTCTGGGTGCTGGGTGAGGGACGGGGCTGGGTTTGACTCTGGTGACCCCAATCCACCCCAAAACGCGTCTGCTGGCATCTGGCTCCCGGGATGGTTCCAAGCGGTGCCAAGGGGCTGGTTCCTCCAGGCGGGGTGGGTGCCGTTCACTCTGGTGCCTACTGATGTCCCTGGCTGACGGTGCCTCTCGGCCCAGGAGAAGAGTTGGCGCAACAGCGTCCGCCACAACCTCTCCCTTAACGAGTGCTTCGTCAAAGCCGGCCGCAGCGACAACGGCAAAGGCCACTTCTGGGCCATCCACCCCGCCAACCTCGAGGACTTCGCCAAGGGCGACTACCAGCGCCGGCGGGCCCGGCGGCGCGTCCGCAGGTCAGCGGGGTTTCGAGGGAGGGGtccggggggggggtcccaggggggttttggggctcAGGGCTGACCCCGGCTCCTCTGTTTCCCCTCGCAGGGTGAACGTCGGCTACTACCACCCCTACGCCCTGTACGgccttggctgctgctgcccctgctgccccccggtgccccccggcccccccctcACGCTGCCCCCCCtcgccctgcccgcagccccccaccGCTGCCCGCCCGagaggggacactggggctggggacgGGTCCCCCCTCCCCGTGGCCCTGGTCCCCTCCTTCCCCGGCCCCCCTTCCTGTagccccccaccctgctccgAGGGGATGAGGGGGGCCCCTAAAAAGTGGGTGTCACgtgccccatgtccccccccccccgtcaaGCCAAGGGGTCGcatgtgtgtgtcccccccccatcACCAATGAACCCTGATGTGCCGGGATGGGGCCAGAGCCTGGGGTACGTGTCCCCATGAGggacccccccatccccacacccCAGTGGGGACCCCCCTCAACTCCCCCCTGTCCTAATGGGGACCCCCCTCaacccccccatgtccccatgccccATTGGGGACCCCCCCATC includes:
- the LOC137675046 gene encoding LOW QUALITY PROTEIN: forkhead box protein L2-like (The sequence of the model RefSeq protein was modified relative to this genomic sequence to represent the inferred CDS: inserted 1 base in 1 codon), whose protein sequence is MGDAVPGGRCPPGASFTIEYLLSERGEGGPRSPSAPGRSPQRPPEPGDKPPQSYIALISTAILSSPEKKLLLSDIYQWIMDNYPYFKNKEKSWRNSVRHNLSLNECFVKAGRSDNGKGHFWAIHPANLEDFAKGDYQRRRARRRVRRVNVGYYHPYALYGLGCCCPCCPPVPPXPPPHAAPPRPARSPPPLPAREGTLGLGTGPPSPWPWSPPSPAPLPVAPHPAPRG